A window of the Desulfobacula toluolica Tol2 genome harbors these coding sequences:
- a CDS encoding glycosyltransferase family protein, with translation MPFKNNIAAREKTPSGKIVTIPNGVDAGLFLGDYDKNKIKKILGIHKHDYCVGMIANFRKIKGPIYFLKAAAETVRKIPDVKFLIIGKDCNESGCSQKDLIDLAREDGETGFLFPAKDVDMLSEIIINFLKNYFKRALIGLQARRKIKADYNLQLLCE, from the coding sequence ATGCCGTTTAAAAACAACATTGCAGCGAGAGAAAAGACGCCTTCGGGAAAAATTGTAACAATCCCAAATGGTGTAGATGCTGGCTTGTTTTTGGGAGATTATGACAAAAATAAAATAAAAAAAATATTGGGAATTCATAAGCATGACTATTGTGTGGGGATGATTGCTAATTTTAGAAAAATTAAAGGCCCCATATATTTTCTCAAGGCTGCCGCAGAAACAGTGAGGAAAATCCCGGATGTTAAATTTCTTATTATCGGTAAGGATTGTAATGAATCCGGATGCAGCCAAAAAGACTTGATTGATCTTGCGAGAGAGGACGGTGAAACCGGTTTTTTGTTTCCTGCCAAAGATGTTGACATGCTTTCTGAGATTATAATAAATTTTCTAAAGAATTATTTCAAAAGAGCATTGATAGGGCTGCAGGCCCGTAGAAAGATAAAGGCGGATTATAATCTGCAATTGCTGTGCGAATGA
- a CDS encoding exosortase C-terminal domain/associated protein EpsI: protein MQTKYYYANLAVTINLVILSVSLILLYWQSFAFWIHTWVNDFDYHFGFAIPFLSFYVIWKKKYLFQDVTVKPSRVGLLLIIIALTAYIMGQASYSKIAQQISFFIIIPGIILFYFGFDILKLLFIPLLILIFMMPFPDFVYPYLQYFFTEASVNILRVLGIPVFSEGYSIIIPDTSVWVAPGCAGVRNITAIMPIGFAIAHLYFNSLWKKVSIVIVSAILPILGNLIRIVSLLIIPYKGKLIFVSGIPHKIHGYIIFIGALIMLFGFMSLLLRFGKSSVAGGEPITNCENQFRRFFQGFLSYRGVLIVVMILLVPLWVHFRIKSQADMPMIKSFKSFPSILGQWKGSELSQHEWRPQISGTTDNLCRLYRDADGNEIKVFISFMPIQKQGQELVFHANKNIPPKFSHAHQYLKTWNINVKPSPFKLKTTCANLNTGIQNETFLSWSRNIRRYVYNQYQAKIFMVLDSLLQNRSDGSVFVLVFKSSSHNKKDREIKLEKFLNIFINETTKYLPL, encoded by the coding sequence ATGCAAACAAAATATTATTATGCAAACCTTGCTGTTACAATTAATCTTGTCATTCTTTCTGTCTCGCTTATACTGCTCTATTGGCAGTCGTTTGCCTTTTGGATTCATACCTGGGTCAACGATTTCGATTACCATTTCGGATTCGCCATACCTTTTTTATCATTTTATGTCATTTGGAAGAAAAAATATTTGTTCCAAGACGTTACTGTCAAGCCTTCAAGAGTAGGCCTGTTATTAATCATCATTGCTCTGACAGCGTATATAATGGGTCAGGCGTCCTATAGTAAGATAGCACAGCAAATATCTTTTTTTATAATTATCCCAGGTATCATTCTGTTTTATTTTGGCTTTGATATATTAAAGCTGCTTTTTATTCCTCTCTTGATATTGATATTCATGATGCCGTTTCCGGATTTTGTCTATCCTTATCTTCAATATTTTTTTACGGAGGCTTCAGTAAATATTTTACGTGTTCTGGGTATCCCTGTTTTTTCAGAAGGATATTCGATCATAATTCCGGATACCTCCGTATGGGTTGCCCCAGGCTGTGCCGGTGTTCGGAATATCACTGCTATCATGCCGATAGGGTTTGCCATCGCCCACCTTTATTTTAATTCGTTATGGAAGAAAGTTTCGATTGTAATCGTTTCCGCTATTCTGCCGATTTTGGGAAATCTGATTCGTATCGTGAGTTTGCTTATTATTCCGTACAAAGGAAAGCTTATTTTTGTCTCCGGCATACCACACAAGATTCACGGATATATAATATTTATTGGTGCTTTAATTATGCTTTTTGGATTCATGAGTCTTCTCCTGCGTTTTGGGAAAAGTTCTGTTGCCGGGGGAGAGCCAATAACAAACTGCGAGAATCAGTTCCGTCGATTTTTTCAGGGGTTTTTATCTTATCGTGGTGTCTTGATTGTGGTTATGATATTATTAGTTCCACTTTGGGTTCATTTTCGAATTAAATCCCAGGCCGACATGCCTATGATAAAAAGCTTCAAGTCTTTCCCTTCGATTCTGGGTCAATGGAAAGGTTCTGAACTTTCGCAACATGAATGGCGTCCGCAAATTTCTGGAACGACTGACAACTTATGCCGTCTTTACAGAGATGCTGATGGAAATGAGATTAAGGTTTTTATTTCATTTATGCCTATCCAAAAGCAGGGGCAGGAGTTGGTTTTTCATGCAAACAAGAACATTCCTCCAAAATTTAGTCATGCTCATCAATATTTGAAAACTTGGAATATAAATGTAAAGCCATCACCATTTAAATTAAAGACAACCTGCGCTAATTTAAATACTGGGATTCAAAATGAGACATTTTTGTCTTGGTCTCGGAATATCAGACGCTATGTTTACAATCAATATCAAGCCAAGATATTTATGGTTTTGGATAGTCTGTTACAGAACAGGTCGGATGGATCAGTATTTGTTCTTGTTTTTAAAAGTTCATCCCATAATAAGAAAGATCGGGAAATCAAGCTTGAGAAATTCCTGAATATTTTTATAAATGAAACAACAAAATACCTCCCGTTATAA
- a CDS encoding XrtA system polysaccharide deacetylase has product MASAVKKSILLTFDVEDWFQVENFKSYIEFSIWDSLELRVKKNTLKILELLYSFPFKPKATFFILGWIAQRLPGLVRQIHEMGHEVASHGFNHHLYKKLPQQELIEDLKSSKKILEDLTGNTVNGFRAPSFSINNTIIKYIKQTGYTYDSSFNSFSMHGRYGSIDLNKAQKINCLFRLSDNFYELPLSNLEIANITVPLGGGGYFRLYPFPLFKSGMKKVMKKDKTFIFYAHPWEFDPEQPRVKQASQGFKFRHYINLNKTETKLKKMITAFQNCNFTTCTEYIKKFSHKTAKH; this is encoded by the coding sequence ATGGCATCAGCAGTGAAGAAGTCAATACTGTTAACTTTTGATGTTGAAGACTGGTTCCAGGTTGAAAATTTTAAATCGTACATTGAATTTTCAATATGGGATTCCCTTGAGCTGCGAGTTAAAAAAAATACCTTAAAAATTCTTGAACTCCTATATTCCTTTCCTTTCAAGCCGAAAGCCACCTTTTTTATCCTGGGCTGGATTGCGCAAAGACTGCCCGGCCTGGTTAGACAAATTCATGAAATGGGTCACGAAGTAGCCTCTCACGGCTTTAATCACCACCTGTATAAAAAACTACCACAGCAAGAACTGATTGAAGACCTGAAATCAAGCAAAAAAATCCTTGAGGATCTTACCGGCAATACCGTTAATGGATTCAGAGCACCAAGTTTTTCAATAAACAACACCATCATAAAATATATCAAACAAACCGGCTACACATACGATTCAAGCTTCAACTCATTTTCCATGCACGGCAGATACGGCAGCATAGACCTAAACAAAGCACAAAAAATAAACTGCCTGTTTAGACTGTCAGATAATTTTTACGAACTGCCCCTGAGCAACCTGGAAATAGCCAACATAACAGTACCCCTGGGCGGAGGGGGCTACTTCAGGCTATACCCATTCCCTTTATTCAAATCAGGAATGAAAAAAGTAATGAAAAAAGATAAAACTTTTATATTCTACGCCCATCCATGGGAATTTGATCCTGAGCAACCCCGGGTCAAACAAGCTTCCCAAGGTTTTAAATTCAGGCATTATATCAATTTGAATAAAACAGAAACCAAACTAAAAAAAATGATCACCGCATTCCAGAATTGCAATTTCACAACCTGCACGGAGTACATAAAAAAATTCTCACATAAAACTGCAAAGCATTAA
- a CDS encoding UDP binding domain-containing protein has translation MIYQNFIKLNLSLANVLIEVLKNLINSRARVKAFDLVAMYQARKEFYEKYFKTGYLKFEANQYKAVENTDALILLTEWKTFRQPDFKLMADTMKKLIVFDGRNQYDPEQVSETGFEYHGISSEEVNTVNF, from the coding sequence ATGATCTATCAAAATTTTATAAAGCTTAATTTATCACTGGCGAATGTATTGATTGAAGTTCTTAAAAATTTGATCAATTCCAGAGCAAGGGTCAAGGCTTTTGACCTGGTTGCTATGTACCAGGCTCGAAAAGAGTTTTATGAAAAATATTTTAAAACCGGGTATCTGAAATTTGAAGCGAATCAATACAAAGCCGTTGAAAATACAGATGCTTTAATCTTGCTCACAGAATGGAAAACCTTTAGGCAGCCTGATTTTAAACTGATGGCGGATACCATGAAAAAATTGATTGTATTTGACGGGCGAAATCAATATGATCCCGAGCAAGTAAGCGAAACAGGATTTGAATACCATGGCATCAGCAGTGAAGAAGTCAATACTGTTAACTTTTGA
- a CDS encoding outer membrane beta-barrel protein — MIKKYGQKIITISISALFILFFSYSASFSRTVIQLIPTLTITEEYSDNYFQTEDNKQEEYITSYGLGFSAGFLHENTKLYFGYNPEYRDYKNLDDRDGVEHYLSLDGDFNLSKYTNIITRLAYTTKDDRESGETWENTASIYGDSQITKNVNVNFLQFYSKSFDQQLRTGTYNEHKVNRTTAGIINQFGKKDRMGLDFSYDFDDYKNSDADEYTRYSPSGFITYWFAPLNGFDSNFAYENTDFDNSSNDLETYTGHIRYLRKFSKQFDGYLKYRHSYSQRESGDHHIYHPSVGFDWETSKNSRISLGIGVLFSQWDNENDDSTDPFLDMDAYKTFNFSRKGSLTITGSSGYSEAGDEAASLGYTIYYKAGCRLNYQLQKRLSSNLFASYQRDEFTEADVDRTDNRINLGGGLSWFFLKWLRFNLSYYYTDFDTDADQRGDYTENKAIFSVSFIPSQPVRLKSTPSRESLEYEIYHN; from the coding sequence ATGATAAAAAAATATGGTCAAAAAATTATTACAATATCTATATCAGCTCTTTTTATTTTATTTTTTTCATATTCGGCCTCATTTTCACGAACTGTCATCCAGCTAATTCCAACTTTGACCATAACAGAAGAATACAGTGATAATTATTTTCAAACAGAAGATAATAAACAAGAGGAATACATTACATCTTATGGCTTAGGGTTTTCGGCAGGGTTTCTCCATGAAAATACTAAACTCTATTTTGGGTATAATCCTGAATATAGAGACTATAAAAATCTGGATGACAGGGACGGAGTTGAGCATTATCTATCACTTGACGGAGACTTTAATCTGTCTAAATATACTAATATTATCACCCGGTTGGCTTATACTACCAAGGATGACAGAGAATCCGGTGAAACTTGGGAGAACACGGCTTCCATATACGGAGACAGTCAGATTACAAAAAATGTGAATGTTAATTTTTTACAGTTTTATTCCAAGAGTTTTGACCAACAGTTAAGAACCGGAACATACAATGAGCATAAAGTTAATAGAACAACAGCCGGGATTATCAATCAATTCGGGAAAAAAGACAGAATGGGTCTGGATTTTTCATATGATTTTGATGACTATAAAAATTCCGATGCAGATGAATACACCAGATACAGTCCTTCCGGATTCATCACTTATTGGTTTGCTCCCTTGAACGGGTTTGATTCAAATTTTGCCTATGAAAATACGGATTTTGATAATTCCTCCAATGACCTTGAAACCTATACCGGTCATATTCGTTATCTTAGAAAATTCTCAAAACAATTTGATGGCTATTTGAAATACAGGCATTCTTATTCACAAAGAGAGTCAGGGGATCATCACATTTACCATCCTTCTGTTGGGTTTGATTGGGAAACAAGCAAAAATTCGCGTATTTCACTTGGTATCGGTGTTTTATTTTCCCAATGGGATAATGAAAATGATGATTCAACCGATCCTTTCCTCGACATGGATGCCTATAAAACTTTTAATTTCAGCAGAAAAGGATCGTTGACCATAACCGGTTCCAGCGGTTACAGTGAGGCCGGTGATGAAGCTGCAAGTCTTGGCTATACCATTTACTACAAGGCAGGGTGCCGTTTGAATTATCAGTTGCAGAAAAGGTTATCCTCAAATCTTTTTGCTTCCTATCAAAGGGATGAATTTACCGAAGCAGACGTTGACAGGACGGACAATAGAATAAACCTTGGCGGTGGGCTTTCCTGGTTTTTCCTTAAATGGCTGCGATTTAATCTCTCCTATTATTATACGGATTTTGATACAGATGCAGACCAGAGAGGTGATTATACAGAAAATAAAGCAATATTCTCAGTCAGCTTTATCCCGTCCCAGCCTGTTCGATTAAAATCTACACCCTCAAGAGAGTCTTTGGAATATGAAATCTATCATAATTAA
- a CDS encoding polysaccharide biosynthesis/export family protein, whose translation MFKIKITSIVSISFIILFCSVSLGFDEDYKIGIGDVLKIDTWKEPDLSRDAVQVRSDGKITFPLLDDLQAEGVTTVELKKIIEKKLADFVEAPSVTITLVGAVSQKYYILGEVQNVGEYPLIKKLTIVQAFALAKGFTEWASKDEIILYRKQGNTEKIIKIDYDDIVKGKLGKDMVLKADDIIIVP comes from the coding sequence ATGTTTAAAATTAAGATAACATCAATCGTTTCAATCAGTTTTATTATTTTATTTTGTTCGGTTTCTTTAGGTTTTGATGAAGATTATAAAATAGGTATTGGGGATGTTTTAAAAATAGATACCTGGAAGGAACCAGATCTTTCGCGTGATGCAGTCCAGGTTAGAAGCGATGGAAAGATTACATTCCCTCTTCTTGATGATTTGCAGGCTGAAGGTGTCACCACGGTTGAGCTTAAAAAAATAATTGAAAAAAAATTAGCCGATTTTGTTGAAGCTCCATCCGTTACGATAACACTTGTTGGTGCTGTCAGTCAAAAATATTATATCTTGGGTGAAGTGCAGAATGTTGGTGAGTATCCATTGATCAAAAAGCTTACAATCGTTCAGGCGTTCGCACTTGCGAAAGGCTTTACTGAATGGGCATCTAAAGACGAGATTATTCTTTATCGTAAACAGGGAAATACGGAAAAAATTATAAAAATTGATTATGATGATATCGTAAAGGGTAAACTGGGTAAAGATATGGTTTTAAAAGCTGATGATATCATCATTGTTCCTTAA
- a CDS encoding TIGR03013 family XrtA/PEP-CTERM system glycosyltransferase yields MLRVLKQYFPIRNIIFSILEGFVIFGSILLSTILLTSSFSYPFNLLIVLRILLITFICQVCLYYNDLYDFDVSSSLTETSIRLLQALGITSIALAFIYYIFPLAIVDQKVFILSIFFLLIFIIGWRFLYIQILNKGVFNEYIMILGSSRLATDIFKKIFNTLDCGYTVSIMIPESKNERYLIDLPDTVNVQNEIGNLYRIASEMGINKVVVALKEKRTSFPIDELIKCRTSGIKVIEGSTFYEMLTGKVLVTQINPSWLIFSDGFRKSKLKIILKRIEDIILSLILLIFFSPLLVLAAILIKLDSKGPVFFSQDRVGLDKKEYMMHKFRSMLKNAEKSTGPVWAQNNDTRITKVGKVIRKFRIDEFPQLWDVLIGNMSLVGPRPERKYFTDELEKQIPFYSQRFNVKPGVTGWAQVSYTYGATVDDAIEKLNYDLFYIKNMSLTLDMIIILRTIKTVLFGRGAR; encoded by the coding sequence ATGCTAAGAGTATTAAAACAGTATTTTCCTATACGAAACATTATTTTTTCCATTTTGGAAGGGTTTGTCATTTTTGGATCTATACTGCTGTCAACGATCCTTTTGACTTCTTCATTTTCGTATCCATTTAATCTCTTGATCGTGTTAAGAATATTATTAATTACATTTATTTGCCAGGTTTGCCTTTACTATAACGATTTGTATGATTTTGATGTGTCTTCCAGTCTGACTGAAACGAGTATCCGTCTTCTACAGGCGCTCGGAATAACGTCTATCGCCTTGGCTTTTATCTATTATATATTTCCTTTGGCAATTGTTGATCAAAAAGTTTTTATTTTAAGCATTTTTTTCCTTTTGATCTTTATTATTGGCTGGCGGTTTTTATATATTCAAATTTTAAACAAGGGTGTTTTTAATGAATACATAATGATTTTAGGCTCCAGCAGGCTTGCAACTGATATATTTAAAAAAATTTTTAATACACTTGATTGTGGGTACACGGTTTCAATAATGATTCCGGAGTCAAAAAACGAGAGGTATTTGATTGATCTTCCTGATACGGTAAATGTTCAAAATGAGATAGGAAATCTTTACCGGATTGCTTCTGAAATGGGTATTAATAAAGTGGTTGTCGCATTAAAGGAAAAAAGGACTTCATTCCCGATTGATGAACTTATCAAGTGCAGAACCAGCGGCATAAAAGTGATTGAAGGCAGTACATTTTACGAAATGCTGACCGGCAAGGTTTTGGTGACCCAGATTAATCCGTCCTGGCTGATTTTTTCAGACGGGTTCAGAAAATCAAAGCTTAAAATAATTTTAAAAAGGATTGAAGATATAATCCTGTCATTGATACTGCTTATTTTTTTTTCACCATTGCTTGTTCTTGCTGCTATTCTAATTAAACTTGATTCAAAGGGTCCTGTTTTTTTTTCCCAGGACAGGGTGGGTCTGGATAAAAAAGAATATATGATGCATAAATTTCGTTCTATGCTGAAAAATGCGGAAAAATCAACAGGGCCTGTTTGGGCTCAGAATAATGATACCCGGATTACAAAAGTTGGAAAGGTTATCAGAAAATTCAGGATTGATGAATTTCCCCAGCTTTGGGATGTTTTGATCGGAAACATGAGCCTTGTCGGCCCCCGGCCGGAGCGCAAATATTTCACGGATGAACTTGAAAAGCAGATACCTTTTTATTCTCAACGGTTTAATGTCAAACCGGGGGTAACGGGATGGGCACAAGTGTCTTACACTTATGGTGCAACGGTTGACGATGCCATTGAAAAGTTGAACTATGACCTTTTTTATATAAAAAACATGTCCCTGACACTGGATATGATCATTATTCTGCGCACCATAAAAACAGTTTTGTTTGGCCGTGGTGCAAGATAG
- a CDS encoding polysaccharide biosynthesis tyrosine autokinase, whose protein sequence is MGKIYSAFEKKRSEERGLITDLETEYVSEEPKNDFYVSNSDISMAEPYEEIPENIDPTLVTVHIPHSIESEQFRLLKNNILFPENGTPPRSIMITSPSPDEGKSFVAANLSISIAQSIDEHVLLMDCDLRSPTIHKLFGLPDTKGLSDHLSTAITLSSLLLKTFINKLTILPGGTVPRNPSELLSSEHMRRLIHEVKLRYSDRYIIIDTPPPYITSEGNALARYVDGIIVIIRHGKTRMKDVQDIISIYGKEKIIGVVHNFAEKRPGYGYGYYKYGYGNHKYGHVK, encoded by the coding sequence TTGGGTAAAATTTATAGCGCATTTGAAAAAAAAAGATCGGAAGAGCGTGGCCTGATAACTGATTTGGAGACAGAATATGTTTCTGAAGAGCCAAAAAATGATTTTTATGTTTCCAACAGTGATATATCCATGGCTGAGCCTTACGAGGAGATACCGGAAAATATTGATCCGACACTTGTTACGGTTCATATTCCCCATTCGATTGAATCAGAACAATTCAGGCTTTTAAAAAACAATATTCTCTTTCCGGAAAATGGGACACCTCCCCGGAGCATAATGATCACCAGCCCTTCTCCCGACGAGGGCAAGTCATTTGTCGCTGCAAATCTTTCGATCAGCATTGCTCAAAGCATTGACGAGCATGTCCTTTTAATGGATTGTGACCTTCGTTCACCAACAATCCATAAATTGTTCGGCCTGCCCGATACCAAGGGCTTAAGTGATCACCTGTCAACAGCAATAACATTGTCATCCTTACTTTTAAAAACGTTTATCAACAAGCTGACGATTCTACCAGGTGGAACCGTTCCCCGGAATCCTTCTGAATTGTTATCTTCTGAGCATATGAGGCGACTCATACATGAGGTTAAATTGAGATACAGTGATCGCTATATCATTATTGATACGCCGCCGCCTTATATCACATCTGAAGGAAATGCCCTTGCGAGATATGTGGATGGTATTATCGTGATAATTCGTCATGGAAAAACACGGATGAAAGATGTTCAGGATATTATTAGCATTTATGGTAAAGAAAAAATTATCGGCGTTGTTCATAATTTTGCTGAAAAGAGACCAGGGTACGGATATGGGTATTATAAATATGGATATGGAAATCATAAATATGGACATGTAAAATAA
- a CDS encoding GumC family protein gives MADSFQPQLPIKPDQILEIIIRRRWFIIIPICITLTLGLFITFTIDKTYEASTLILVQPQRVPANYIKSVVTSSISQRLSTISQQILSRSNLEKIIYQFGLFEDEEKMYLEDKIAIMRKRVQVKIERARYGAEAFSIAFKGNDPQRVMQVANTLASFFMDENLKVREAQAVGTSEFLDAELQKTRKKLEDREKKVADYRTKYIGGLPDELNANLRTLDRLQDQLKSKQELLTITRNSLNILETQIAQSKEMASQSFDDKFSSFDFEEGAFEGSENEQKLSLAKEQYDNLLLKYTEKHPDVAKVKKIIEKLEKTIKEEKKVLETGDSEGETGAIEDIVDEQDLETGMPNFAAIQQEMQLKQIKNEIRKIQSDIFKIEQQMKVYEKRVEDTPKRELELQSLQRDYASIQSVFNSLLDRRLEAELSVNMEKKQKGEQFRIIDHARLPEKPISPSVAMLFLLSVASGIGTGFGVIFLLEAFNTSIRREEQIEKNLGLTILAAIPILKKPGHKIKTKVEMVAFACVTIYATLFLSFFVILNFKGLDRTIDFIKSNLNF, from the coding sequence ATGGCAGATTCTTTTCAGCCTCAACTACCCATTAAACCTGATCAGATACTGGAAATAATCATCAGGAGAAGATGGTTTATCATTATACCGATTTGCATAACACTCACTTTAGGCCTTTTTATAACCTTTACTATTGATAAAACCTATGAAGCCTCTACACTGATTCTCGTACAGCCCCAAAGGGTTCCGGCAAATTATATTAAATCAGTTGTTACTTCAAGCATCAGCCAGAGACTAAGCACCATTTCCCAACAGATCTTAAGCCGGAGCAATCTTGAGAAAATTATCTACCAATTCGGCTTGTTTGAAGATGAGGAAAAGATGTACCTTGAAGATAAAATTGCCATTATGAGAAAACGGGTTCAGGTAAAGATTGAAAGAGCCCGCTATGGGGCTGAAGCGTTTTCAATTGCTTTTAAAGGCAATGACCCTCAAAGGGTTATGCAAGTTGCAAATACGCTGGCCAGTTTTTTTATGGATGAAAATTTAAAGGTCAGGGAAGCACAAGCTGTGGGCACTAGTGAATTTCTTGATGCTGAACTTCAAAAAACCCGGAAAAAACTTGAAGACCGTGAAAAAAAAGTGGCGGATTACAGGACAAAATATATTGGGGGACTTCCGGATGAACTTAACGCTAACCTGCGAACCCTTGACCGGCTCCAGGATCAGTTGAAAAGCAAACAAGAATTACTGACAATTACACGTAATTCATTAAATATTCTTGAAACTCAAATCGCACAATCCAAGGAAATGGCATCTCAAAGTTTTGATGATAAGTTTTCTTCTTTCGATTTTGAAGAAGGAGCTTTTGAAGGATCAGAAAATGAACAAAAGCTTTCCTTGGCAAAGGAACAATATGATAATCTTCTATTAAAATATACGGAAAAACATCCTGATGTGGCAAAAGTTAAGAAAATAATTGAGAAGTTGGAGAAAACGATTAAAGAAGAAAAAAAAGTACTGGAGACTGGAGATTCTGAAGGCGAAACTGGAGCCATAGAAGACATTGTTGATGAGCAAGATTTGGAAACCGGAATGCCAAATTTTGCTGCAATACAGCAGGAAATGCAGCTCAAACAGATTAAAAATGAAATTAGAAAGATTCAGTCTGATATATTTAAAATAGAACAGCAGATGAAAGTATATGAAAAAAGAGTTGAAGATACGCCTAAAAGAGAACTGGAACTTCAATCGTTACAAAGGGATTATGCCAGTATACAAAGTGTTTTTAATTCTCTTCTGGATAGAAGGCTCGAGGCAGAGCTTTCAGTCAACATGGAAAAGAAACAAAAAGGTGAGCAGTTCAGGATAATTGATCATGCAAGACTTCCTGAAAAACCCATATCGCCTAGTGTAGCAATGTTATTTCTCCTGTCTGTCGCCTCAGGTATTGGTACTGGTTTTGGTGTTATTTTCCTTCTTGAAGCGTTTAATACTTCTATCAGAAGAGAGGAACAGATCGAAAAAAATCTTGGCTTAACAATCCTTGCGGCTATCCCAATTTTGAAAAAACCGGGTCATAAAATAAAAACAAAAGTTGAAATGGTTGCGTTTGCCTGCGTTACAATTTATGCAACACTATTTTTGTCTTTTTTTGTAATACTCAATTTTAAAGGTCTTGATCGGACAATTGATTTTATAAAATCTAATTTAAATTTTTAA